Within the Enterobacter roggenkampii genome, the region GTTCAGCGCATCCACGCCGTCATTCGCGGTTTTGCACTGGTAGCCCAGCGATCCAAGCTGGTCAGCCAGCAGGCGGCGGTTAATCGGATGGTCATCCACCACCAGAATCATCATATCGTCATTCACCGACGCCAGAGACTCCGGTGACGGCAATCCGCCCGCGCCGTCGCGCTCTTCCAGCTCCACTTTGTAGATGCGTGCCAGCAGGCTCAACAGCTCGTGCGGCGTCGCAACACTGTGTACCCACTCCCCAGGCGCGCGCTCGACGGGAATGCCGATGTGGCGACGGCAGAAGAGCACCGACCCTCTCCCCTGCCACGGCTGCTCCTGCATCTCGTCGGCGATCAGCACATCGTCAACGTCCGGTGTTTGACCTTCATAGCGGCACACCCTCACGCCGCAGTGGGTCAGCAGCGCCGTCAGATAGTCATTCAGCGAGGCGTTATGCACCGCCAGCCAGCAGCGCTTATCGCTCAGGCCATCTACCGTGGCTTTTGCCGGATATTGCGCCGAATAGAGCGGAATGCGGATGGTGAACTGGCTGCCCATGCCGGGCTCGGTATCCACGGAGATATCGCCGTCCATCATGCTGACGAGCTTCTCACAAATCGCCAGCCCCAGTCCGGTGCCCTGGAAGTTACGCTGCACGCCGGTACCGACCTGGAAGAACGGATCGAACAGACGAACCACCTCCTTCGCCGGAATGCCGACCCCCGTGTCGCGCACGCGAATGCTCAGGTAATCCCCTGCCCGGCAGACGTGCAACACAATACAGCCGGTATCGGTAAATTTGATGGCGTTGCTGAGCAGGTTAGAGATGACCTGCTGCAGGCGCATCGGATCGCCGTGCAGCGTCAGCGGCACGTCCGGTTCAATAAAGCAGTAGAGCCCCAGCTGTTTACGCACCACCAGCGGCAGATAGTTGGCGCTGATGTGGTTCATCACCTCGCGCGGTGAAAACTCGCGCGGCTCGATTTTCAGCTGCTCGGACTCAATTTTAGAGAAGTCGAGAATATCGCTGATGATTTTCAGCAGCAGGCTGGAGGAGTTATTCATCGCCGTCACCAGCCGGTCGACGCCTTTCGGCAGCTCTTTAGTCTGCAGCAGGTCGAGGTTACCGATGATCCCGTACAGCGGCGTACGCAGCTCGTGGCTGACGGTGGCAAGGAACATGGATTTTGACTGGCTGGCCTGCTCCGCCGCCTGCGCCATCTCCTGCAACGACTCTTCCATCTTCACGCGCGCGGAGACATCCACCAGCACGCAAATCGCCACGTTTTCATTGCGATAGCGGGAATGGACAAAGCTGATCTGCAGGTTGGTGTGCGTACTGGTGAGCACGTCAACGAAGTTAACCTGCTGACCGCAGATAATCTGCGTCAGCCTCTGCCGGTCTTCGTGCGTCAGCATGTTCAGGTAATTATGCGCCAGTTCGTTACTCAGGATGTTGGTCCCGTCCTGGGTACGCAGGATACAGATCCCCACCGGCGCCGAGGCAACAATTTTGCGGTTAAACTGCTCGTGTTCCTCCAGGCGCTGGGCGTCGCTTTCTGCGGGAATAAAGATTTTCCGCTCATACATGCGCGCCAGCGTGAACAGCGCGCCTCCCGCCAGCAGGTTCAGCAGAATCGCGTTCATGATAAGAATGCGTATCCGCTCAAGCACCATATCTACCGGCAGCGAATAGACGATACTCAGCGACGACGGCGGCAGGCTCTTCTTCAGCACCAGCTCGCGGAAACCCGAGGTATAGCCAAACCACGACCGCTCCTGCATCCAGTGCGGTTCGACGTTTAGACGGTTATCGGGCCCGGCAAGCGAGATCAGCTGATGACCATTTTCATCCAGAATGGTCACGCCCATGGGCAGGCTGCCCGGGGTGAAGAAGTTTTCCATGCGGATGGTCTGCTCAATCCCCATCAGCGCCTGTAGGCGATTACCGAGATAAACCGGCGTCAGGGCATAGAAATAGCCCACGCCGGGGCGCGGGCCCTGGCTCACCCAGAAGATGTTATTCCCGCGCTCGTCCTGTGGTGCATTGCGGTATTTCACAATACGTTCATGCAGGCTTTTCAGCGCATTGTCACGCTCAACGGGCACGTCGCGCAGGCCAAAGTCAGCCATGCAGAGATTTTCGCTGCCAATCAGGAAGACGCGGTTCAGGTCATAGGCGGCGGAGAAGTTGTCGCGCCAGTAGCGCATAAACCAGGCTAGCGATTCCAGCGACCCGCGCCAGGTATTGCTCATGGTGGAGCAATCGGAATCCGGGAACAGCGGCTGGAAGTCCGGGACTTCGGTTTTGTCGTTACGCCCGCGGAGCGCAAGAATACCGTTTTCCGCCGTCAGACGATTCTCGGCAATATACTTCAGCTCCTTCATGACGTCAGACGTTCGCTGAATGTAGCGCTGGGCCTGGTCGGAGCTTAAGTTAAACTCCTGGCGGATTTCCGCTTCTTTCTGATGCAGCGCATTAACGATGTAAAACACCGAGAACAAGGCCACCAGCAGCCAAAGCAGGAGCGCCAGCGCTCTAAACAGATAGCGAGAGACTTTCAGCGTAGTACGAAAGGAGACGAGGTATTTCAAGGGGGCGAGGCTCCGCCGTCGGGGTCAAAAGAATGTGGTTAAGGTAGCGGTAAACGCGCCAGGTCGCAACGTTGACTTATCTGCTTCTGCAAAAGAAAAGGGCCGGAATCCGGCCCTTTTTTACATCAGGAGACATTACTCGTCAGCGTCATCCGCTACGTCATCGTCGGTGTCGGCTTCTGGCGCGATGTCCTCATCGCCTTCCGCGACGCTACCGTCGATGGAGTCGAGCTCTTCGTCATCCACCGGCTCGGCAACGCGCTGCAGACCCACCACGTTTTCATCTTCCGCTGTACGGATGAGGATCACGCCCTGAGTGTTACGACCCACCACGCTGATCTCAGACACGCGGGTACGCACCAGCGTACCGGCATCGGTGATCATCATGATCTGGTCGGCATCGTCTACCTGCACCGCGCCGACAACGGAACCGTTGCGCTCGGTCACCTTGATGGAGATAACGCCCTGCGTGCCGCGAGACTTGGTTGGGTATTCCCCTTCCGCCGTACGTTTACCGTAACCATTCTGCGTGACGGTCAGGATAGCCCCTTCACCGCGCGGAATAATCAGAGAAACAACGCTGTCTTCGCCAGCCAGTTTGATACCACGTACGCCCGTCGCGGTACGGCCCATTGCACGGACGGCGTCTTCTTTGAAGCGCACCACTTTACCGGCCGCAGAGAAGAGCATGACTTCATCGGAGCCCGAGGTTAAATCCACGCCAATCAGCTCGTCGCCTTCGTTCAGGTTCACGGCGATAATACCGGCAGAACGCGGACGGCTGAATTCGGTCAGCGCGGTTTTCTTCACGGTACCGCTGGCGGTCGCCATAAAGACGTTCACGCCCTCTTCGTACTCGCGTACCGGCAGAATGGCGGTGATACGTTCGTTCGCTTCCAGCGGCAGCAGGTTAACGATTGGACGACCACGTGCGCCACGGCTTGCTTCCGGCAGCTGATAGACTTTCATCCAGTACAGACGACCGCGGCTGGAGAAGCAGAGGATCGTGTCATGGGTGTTCGCCACCAGCAGGCGGTCAATAAAGTCTTCTTCTTTAATACGTGCTGCAGATTTACCTTTACCGCCACGACGCTGTGCTTCGTAGTCCGTTAACGGCTGATACTTCACGTAGCCCTGGTGAGACAGGGTCACCACAACGTCTTCCTGGTTGATCAGGTCTTCGATGTTGATGTCCGCGCTGTTGGCGGTGATTTCGGTGCGGCGCTCGTCGCCGAACTGATCGCGGATCAGCTCCAGCTCTTCGCGAATCACTTCCATCAGGCGCTCTGCGCTGCCCAAGATATGCAGCAGCTCAGCAATCTGTTCCAGCAGCTCTTTGTATTCGTCGAGCAGTTTTTCATGCTCAAGGCCGGTCAGTTTCTGCAGACGCAGATCCAGAATCGCCTGGGCCTGCTGTTCAGTCAGGTAGTATTGACCGTCACGCACGCCGAACTCAGGTTCCAGCCATTCAGGACGCGCCGCGTCATCGCCCGCACGTTCCAGCATTGCGGCGACGTTGCCCAGATCCCACGGACGGGAAACCAGCGCGGTTTTCGCTTCCGCCGGGGTTGGCGCACGACGGATCAGCTCGATGATCGGGTCGATGTTGGCCAGCGCAACCGCCAGCGCTTCAAGGATGTGCGCACGGTCGCGCGCTTTGCGCAGTTCGAAGATGGTACGACGGGTCACCACTTCACGGCGGTGACGGACGAACGCGCTCAGGATCTCTTTCAGGTTCATGATCTTCGGCTGACCATGGTGCAGCGCAACCATGTTGATACCGAAGGAGACCTGAAGCTGCGTCTGGGAGTACAGGTTATTCAGGACAACCTCACCCACCGCGTCGCGTTTGATCTCAATCACGATGCGCATACCGTCTTTATCAGACTCGTCACGCAGCGCGCTGATGCCTTCAACGCGTTTTTCTTTTACCAGCTCGGCGATTTTTTCAATCAGACGCGCTTTGTTCACCTGATACGGGATCTCGTGAACAATAATGGTTTCACGGCCGGTTTTGGCGTCCGCTTCTACTTCAGCGCGGGCACGGATGTAAATCTTGCCGCGGCCGGTACGGTACGCTTCTTCAATGCCGCGACGACCGTTGATGATCGCCGCCGTCGGGAAGTCCGGGCCCGGGATGTGTGCCATCAGCCCTTCAATGCTGATATCTTCATCGTCGATATAAGCCAGACAGCCGTTGATCACCTCGGTGATATTGTGCGGCGGAATGTTGGTTGCCATACCGACCGCGATACCGGACGAACCGTTCACTAACAGGTTCGGGATCTTGGTGGGCATCACATCTGGGATGCGCTCGGTGCCGTCGTAGTTATCGACGAAATCAACGGTCTCTTTTTCCAGGTCGGCCATCAGCTCATGAGCGATTTTCGACATACGGATTTCCGTATAACGCATCGCCGCAGCGGAGTCGCCGTCGACTGAACCAAAGTTACCCTGACCATCTACCAGCATGTAGCGCAAGGAGAATGGCTGCGCCATACGAACGATGGTGTCATAAACGGCGGTATCACCATGCGGGTGATATTTACCGATGACGTCACCGACGACGCGGGCAGATTTTTTATAGGCTTTATTCCAGTCATTGCCCAATACGTTCATGGCGTATAGTACGCGACGGTGTACCGGCTTAAGGCCATCGCGGACGTCCGGCAGCGCACGGCCAACAATGACCGACATCGCATAGTCCAGATAGGAGCTCTTCAGCTCTTCCTCGATGTTAACCGGTGTAATTTCTCTCGCAAGGTCGCTCATCTAACCGCTATCCCTCTACTGTATCCCGGATTCAAAGGTCGCAAATTATAACACAGCCGAGATGATTGAGGTAAACCTATACGCTTTATTCACAGGGATTGCCTGATATACTCATTCGTCTTGCTAAATAAGGAGTAAAAGCGCCCATGAATGCCGAAAAATCCCCGGTGGCTCACAACGTTGACCACGAAGAGATTGCCAAATTTGAAGCGGTGGCGTCCCGCTGGTGGGATCTCGAAGGCGAGTTCAAACCGCTGCACCGTATTAACCCGCTGCGTCTGGGCTATATCGCGGAGCGCTCCGGCGGTCTGTTCGGTAAAAAAGTGCTCGATGTCGGCTGCGGCGGCGGTATCCTGGCGGAAAGCATGGCGCGCGAAGGGGCGAACGTCACGGGCCTGGATATGGGCTTTGAACCGCTGCAGGTTGCTCGTCTTCATGCGCTGGAGTCTGGCATACAGGTGGACTACGTGCAGGAAACCGTGGAAGAACACGCGGCAAAACATGCTCATCAGTACGATGTGGTAACCTGCATGGAGATGCTGGAACACGTTCCCGATCCGCAGTCCGTGGTGCACGCCTGTGCAAAACTGGTGAAACCGGGTGGACAGGTCTTCTTCTCGACCATCAACCGCAACGGTAAAGCCTGGCTGATGGCCGTCGTTGGCGCGGAGTATGTGCTGCGCATGGTGCCGAAAGGCACGCATGACGTGAAGAAATTCATCAAGCCTGCGGAACTGTTAAGCTGGGTCGACCAGACGTGGCTCAAGGAGCAGCACATCACCGGTCTGCACTACAATCCGCTGACCAATAAATTCAAACTCGCACCGGGCGTTGATGTTAACTATATGTTGCATACAACCGCCAAAAACGACTAACGTCATTCGTTATTCTTATAAAGATTGCGCGACATCATGTTGCGCAATTCTGACCGCCCGTTGAAGAAATCAGCACTCGATCAAATTTTGAATTTTTTTTCTTAATTATTGACATGTCTTCCAGGCCTTACAGCACGAGGACTTAGCCTTTTTTACCCTTTCACAACCTCAATTTAACGTCAAAATCAACCCTTGTACTGAAAAGAATCCTTACTAGAATACTCACCATATAGCGTTTTTCTTATCGCAAACCCCCTATATGTAGTATTTATCCACAGAGTTAGTCACAAGACGGTTCTGTGGATAAGCGGGGGATATTTTTTTATTTCACGGACAGGTAAACCCCACATGAATCAGAGTCTGCTGGTGACAAAGCGCGACGGTACTACCGAGCGTATCAATCTGGACAAAATCCATCGAGTTCTCGACTGGGCAGCAGAAGGACTGAACAACGTATCTATCTCCCAGGTTGAACTGCGTTCACACATCCAGTTCTACGACGGCATCAAAACGTCTGATATCCACGAAACGATCATTAAAGCGGCGGCGGACCTCATCTCCCGCGAAGCACCGGATTATCAGTACCTCGCTGCACGTCTGGCGATTTTCCACCTGCGTAAAAAAGCCTACGGCCAGTTTGAGCCGCCGAAGCTTTACGATCACGTGGTGAAAATGGTTGAGCTGGGCAAATACGACACGCATCTGCTGGAAGACTATACGGAAGAAGAGTTCGAGCAGATGAACGGGTTTATCGATCACTGGCGCGACATGAACTTCTCCTACGCGGCGGTGAAGCAGCTCGAAGGCAAATACCTGGTTCAGAACCGTGTAACCGGTGAGATCTACGAAAGCGCCCAGTTCCTCTATATTCTGGTGGCCGCCTGCCTGTTCTCTAACTATCCGCGTGACACCCGTCTGGATTACGTGAAGCGTTTCTACGAT harbors:
- the ubiG gene encoding bifunctional 2-polyprenyl-6-hydroxyphenol methylase/3-demethylubiquinol 3-O-methyltransferase UbiG; protein product: MNAEKSPVAHNVDHEEIAKFEAVASRWWDLEGEFKPLHRINPLRLGYIAERSGGLFGKKVLDVGCGGGILAESMAREGANVTGLDMGFEPLQVARLHALESGIQVDYVQETVEEHAAKHAHQYDVVTCMEMLEHVPDPQSVVHACAKLVKPGGQVFFSTINRNGKAWLMAVVGAEYVLRMVPKGTHDVKKFIKPAELLSWVDQTWLKEQHITGLHYNPLTNKFKLAPGVDVNYMLHTTAKND
- the rcsC gene encoding two-component system sensor histidine kinase RcsC, producing the protein MKYLVSFRTTLKVSRYLFRALALLLWLLVALFSVFYIVNALHQKEAEIRQEFNLSSDQAQRYIQRTSDVMKELKYIAENRLTAENGILALRGRNDKTEVPDFQPLFPDSDCSTMSNTWRGSLESLAWFMRYWRDNFSAAYDLNRVFLIGSENLCMADFGLRDVPVERDNALKSLHERIVKYRNAPQDERGNNIFWVSQGPRPGVGYFYALTPVYLGNRLQALMGIEQTIRMENFFTPGSLPMGVTILDENGHQLISLAGPDNRLNVEPHWMQERSWFGYTSGFRELVLKKSLPPSSLSIVYSLPVDMVLERIRILIMNAILLNLLAGGALFTLARMYERKIFIPAESDAQRLEEHEQFNRKIVASAPVGICILRTQDGTNILSNELAHNYLNMLTHEDRQRLTQIICGQQVNFVDVLTSTHTNLQISFVHSRYRNENVAICVLVDVSARVKMEESLQEMAQAAEQASQSKSMFLATVSHELRTPLYGIIGNLDLLQTKELPKGVDRLVTAMNNSSSLLLKIISDILDFSKIESEQLKIEPREFSPREVMNHISANYLPLVVRKQLGLYCFIEPDVPLTLHGDPMRLQQVISNLLSNAIKFTDTGCIVLHVCRAGDYLSIRVRDTGVGIPAKEVVRLFDPFFQVGTGVQRNFQGTGLGLAICEKLVSMMDGDISVDTEPGMGSQFTIRIPLYSAQYPAKATVDGLSDKRCWLAVHNASLNDYLTALLTHCGVRVCRYEGQTPDVDDVLIADEMQEQPWQGRGSVLFCRRHIGIPVERAPGEWVHSVATPHELLSLLARIYKVELEERDGAGGLPSPESLASVNDDMMILVVDDHPINRRLLADQLGSLGYQCKTANDGVDALNVLSKNHIDIVLSDVNMPNMDGYRLTQRIRQLGLTLPVVGVTANALAEEKQRCLESGMDSCLSKPVTLDVLKQTLSIYAERVRKTRI
- the gyrA gene encoding DNA topoisomerase (ATP-hydrolyzing) subunit A, whose translation is MSDLAREITPVNIEEELKSSYLDYAMSVIVGRALPDVRDGLKPVHRRVLYAMNVLGNDWNKAYKKSARVVGDVIGKYHPHGDTAVYDTIVRMAQPFSLRYMLVDGQGNFGSVDGDSAAAMRYTEIRMSKIAHELMADLEKETVDFVDNYDGTERIPDVMPTKIPNLLVNGSSGIAVGMATNIPPHNITEVINGCLAYIDDEDISIEGLMAHIPGPDFPTAAIINGRRGIEEAYRTGRGKIYIRARAEVEADAKTGRETIIVHEIPYQVNKARLIEKIAELVKEKRVEGISALRDESDKDGMRIVIEIKRDAVGEVVLNNLYSQTQLQVSFGINMVALHHGQPKIMNLKEILSAFVRHRREVVTRRTIFELRKARDRAHILEALAVALANIDPIIELIRRAPTPAEAKTALVSRPWDLGNVAAMLERAGDDAARPEWLEPEFGVRDGQYYLTEQQAQAILDLRLQKLTGLEHEKLLDEYKELLEQIAELLHILGSAERLMEVIREELELIRDQFGDERRTEITANSADINIEDLINQEDVVVTLSHQGYVKYQPLTDYEAQRRGGKGKSAARIKEEDFIDRLLVANTHDTILCFSSRGRLYWMKVYQLPEASRGARGRPIVNLLPLEANERITAILPVREYEEGVNVFMATASGTVKKTALTEFSRPRSAGIIAVNLNEGDELIGVDLTSGSDEVMLFSAAGKVVRFKEDAVRAMGRTATGVRGIKLAGEDSVVSLIIPRGEGAILTVTQNGYGKRTAEGEYPTKSRGTQGVISIKVTERNGSVVGAVQVDDADQIMMITDAGTLVRTRVSEISVVGRNTQGVILIRTAEDENVVGLQRVAEPVDDEELDSIDGSVAEGDEDIAPEADTDDDVADDADE